One genomic window of Erinaceus europaeus chromosome 7, mEriEur2.1, whole genome shotgun sequence includes the following:
- the B3GNT7 gene encoding UDP-GlcNAc:betaGal beta-1,3-N-acetylglucosaminyltransferase 7, with product MSQQWKRTVYKSVCLSLALLVAVTVFQHSDTPNQFLHRPPSPTLGLQKPPGNPLKPVGFWKTPQDVVPPTAEASRGPQVWDVTTTNCSANTNLSHQAWFQGLEPHFQQFLLYRHCRYFPLLLNHPEKCHGEVYLLVAVKSVVTQHDRREAIRQTWGREWASAGRGRGAVRTLFLLGSPSKQEERAHYQQLLAYEDRLYGDILQWDFLDSFFNLTLKEVHFLKWLDTYCPDVHFVFKGDDDVFVNPANLLEFLADRRPQEDLFVGDILRHARPIRRRDNKYYIPGSLYSKASYPPYAGGGGFLMAGGLARRLHHACDTLELYPIDDVFLGMCLEVLGVQPTAHEGFKTFGISRNRASRLNKEPCFFRSMLVVHKLLPPELLAMWGLVHGNLTCARQLRVL from the exons ATGTCGCAGCAGTG GAAGAGGACCGTCTACAAGAGTGTCTGCCTGTCCCTGGCCCTACTTGTGGCTGTCACTGTCTTCCAGCACAGTGACACCCCCAACCAGTTCCTGCACCGGCCCCCCTCGCCCACCTTGGGGCTGCAGAAACCTCCCGGCAACCCACTGAAGCCTGTGGGCTTCTGGAAGACTCCCCAGGATGTGGTCCCCCCTACAGCCGAGGCTTCCAGGGGGCCCCAGGTCTGGGACGTGACCACTACCAACTGCTCGGCCAATACCAACCTGAGCCACCAAGCCTGGTTCCAgggcctggagccccacttccagcAGTTCCTGCTCTACCGCCACTGCCGCTACTTCCCGCTGCTGCTGAACCACCCGGAGAAGTGCCACGGTGAGGTCTACCTGCTGGTGGCCGTCAAGTCAGTGGTGACTCAGCATGACCGACGCGAGGCCATCCGCCAGACTTGGGGGCGTGAGTGGGCGTCAGCGGGCAGGGGTCGGGGCGCCGTGCGCACCCTCTTCCTCCTGGGTTCCCCCTCCAAGCAGGAGGAGCGGGCCCACTACCAGCAGCTGCTGGCCTACGAGGACCGGCTGTACGGCGACATCCTGCAGTGGGACTTCCTCGACAGCTTCTTCAACCTGACGCTCAAGGAGGTCCATTTCCTCAAGTGGCTGGACACTTACTGCCCCGACGTGCACTTTGTCTTCAAAGGCGATGACGACGTCTTTGTCAACCCTGCCAACCTGCTGGAGTTCCTGGCCGACCGGCGGCCGCAGGAGGACCTGTTCGTGGGTGACATCCTGCGGCATGCCCGGCCCATCCGTCGGAGGGACAACAAGTACTACATCCCGGGGAGTCTGTACAGCAAGGCCAGCTATCCCCCCTACGCGGGCGGCGGCGGCTTCCTCATGGCGGGCGGACTGGCCCGCCGTCTGCACCACGCCTGTGACACGCTGGAGCTCTACCCCATCGACGACGTGTTCCTGGGCATGTGCCTGGAGGTGCTGGGCGTGCAGCCCACAGCCCACGAGGGCTTCAAGACCTTTGGCATCTCCCGCAACCGTGCCAGCCGCCTCAACAAGGAGCCCTGCTTCTTCCGCTCCATGCTGGTGGTGCACAAGTTGCTGCCCCCCGAGCTGCTGGCCATGTGGGGGCTGGTACACGGCAACCTCACCTGTGCCCGCCAGCTGCGCGTGCTGTGA